In Candida orthopsilosis Co 90-125, chromosome 4 draft sequence, a single genomic region encodes these proteins:
- a CDS encoding Pet191 protein (S. cerevisiae homolog PET191 has role in mitochondrial respiratory chain complex IV and localizes integral to mitochondrial inner membrane): MGGSCKDQKIALAICLQRSPCVLIQRHTPKECLTDPDLKKDLPELCKANFRAFMDCKRGAFDMRKRMKGNAPLSTGKFNEQYDKLSSGNFNPEEEIRKLEVMNRNLSKQQQLQEEKEKARLEGS; the protein is encoded by the exons ATGGGAGGAAG TTGTAAGGATCAGAAAATAGCATTAGCTATATGCTTGCAACGGTCACCATGTGTTCTAATACAAAGACATACACCCAAGGAATGTCTCACTGATCCCGATCTCAAGAAGGACTTACCCGAACTATGTAAAGCTAATTTCAGAGCATTTATGGACTGTAAACGAGGCGCTTTTGATATGAGGAAACGAATGAAGGGTAATGCTCCATTATCGACAGGTAAATTTAATGAACAATATGACAAATTATCATCGGGTAATTTCAACCCCGAGGAAGAGATTAGAAAGTTGGAAGTAATGAATAGGAACTTGTCGAAACAACAGCAGTTacaagaagagaaagaaaaggcCAGGTTAGAAGGTAGTTAA
- a CDS encoding Met18 protein (involved in nucleotide excision repair (NER) and RNA polymerase II (RNAP II) transcription), whose translation MSAPAETHNIPVLISQYVAAVGNNNDDVSQNYVSEIVDLFTANQLTLLQFVQHLGPTLTSDNEVMRSRGMQFLSSVLGRLPVGHLSRQDVGVMIDFLMNKFDDKLSLIHALNGINTLINCKHYAASFNTEKLLNKLLNGYEPRKNLAKVRYEAFQIMNSLFDNNKTFTTTSVADLYVKTFIHIASGEKDPRNLLQSFKLNKCINEEFEFNDSELHKEFIADLFDVCFCYFPISFTPPANDPYKITAEELKLQLRQVIASQSRFASESIPSLVEKLASTNPVIRNDTLKTIALCVGSYTVDTITAHWLSLWNALKFEILHNDCAQFEPTMESIIPADYTSIDDNDEVKVLFSTLIILETMVKKVSQPETMLQTVVDELGPNLQKDKAKPSVIILASLASTSTENYNFVIDYMFVSSVWGKHFNVEGDDKAEEDSDTDMDKNDDITLNIAKQRDLVDNLGFILIAHPPNQTDLINYKDHLLIFLCQILSNSSNLEKTLRCKVVQQLSKLMTLSSFLTPTNVQLILQIFKTVIEENIATGKKDIIVDEIVTNLSSIMEKEPLFTSTIIDEIINPIVTKEDPETNFKYVLDIIRQLTINHQILEVVSIRIMNKDNFTVDSLQVVVEFFISLFNKVETIQPFLTNSWYKKFIPNLMNLLFRLVPEESSPSALALLEVSGDLIRVIIRFIDANKHQSILDEVYQIFCTDVESKFVFQYSGNLLFHPSAYMTIYNKIISAIDKSCKLEDVNESVSAVATILSNLKDKYSRVQYLQHLCLLVNKFGPVDFSPELTFTNLNQFEIYVWTLKANLLKIEPSGIKSLIALLEKFQSPTTSLPHKQLIISALPLLVIDLKLFINTPAALSSRKIISNVNNLNVKLLYKQQVFERMLPYLLKGEERDGDDSMLNIQALALILPHIPQKILVPHLPTFMPFIITALTTTTNSNESKTNTQLIYKSGLNILEIILEENATIIQSKLSTIVPNLIKLATGTSIGDSEVRKQALVNLILVFTKFDQDVAEKYKKSVLKQLELCLDDKRRNVRKLAIDLRQILYEMR comes from the coding sequence ATGTCTGCACCAGCTGAAACTCATAACATACCAGTGTTAATAAGCCAATatgttgctgctgttggtAACAACAATGACGATGTGTCACAAAATTACGTTTCAGAAATTGTTGACCTATTTACCGCTAATCAACTCACATTacttcaatttgttcaacatcTAGGACCTACTTTGACTTCAGATAATGAGGTAATGAGAAGTCGTGGAATGCAATTCTTGAGCTCAGTATTGGGCAGATTGCCTGTGGGGCACCTTTCAAGACAAGATGTGGGAGTAATGATTGATTTTCTaatgaataaatttgatgataaattgagTTTAATCCATGCATTAAATGGGATAAACACCTTGATTAATTGCAAACATTATGCTGCCAGTTTTAATACtgaaaaattattaaaCAAGCTTCTAAATGGATACGAACCAAGAAAGAATTTGGCTAAAGTTCGATATGAAGCATTTCAAATTATGAACAGCTTATtcgacaacaacaagacaTTTACTACCACCTCTGTGGCTGATTTATACGTCAAGACATTTATTCATATTGCATCAGGAGAAAAAGATCCTCGAAATTTGTTACAATCGTTCAAATTAAACAAGTGTATCaatgaagagtttgaaTTTAATGATTCTGAGTTACATAAGGAGTTTATTGCCGATTTATTTGATGTTTGCTTTTGTTACTTCCCCATTTCATTCACTCCACCTGCGAATGATCCGTACAAGATAACTGCAGAAGAGCtaaaattgcaattgagaCAAGTTATTGCATCACAATCTAGATTTGCCTCTGAATCGATACCAAGCTTAGTGGAGAAACTAGCATCTACCAACCCAGTCATACGCAATGATACATTAAAGACAATTGCATTATGTGTGGGGAGTTACACAGTTGATACAATCACGGCGCATTGGCTTTCTTTATGGAATGCAttaaagtttgaaattttgcataATGATTGTGCACAATTTGAGCCAACTATGGAAAGCATAATACCTGCAGATTatacatcaattgatgataatgatgaagttaAAGTATTGTTCTCGACATTGATCATATTGGAAACAATGGTGAAGAAGGTGCTGCAGCCAGAAACTATGTTGCAAACCgtggttgatgaattaggaccaaatttgcaaaaggATAAAGCCAAACCATCCGTAATAATCTTAGCATCCTTGGCAAGCACCTCCACAGAAAATTACAACTTTGTCATCGATTACATGTTTGTATCCAGTGTATGGGGGAAACACTTTAATGTGGAAGGTGATGACAAAGCAGAGGAGGATTCGGATACTGATATGGACAAAAATGACGATATCACATTAAATATTGCAAAGCAACGTGATTTAGTTGACAATTTAGGTTTCATCTTGATTGCTCATCCACCGAATCAAACcgatttgataaattacaaAGATCATTTACTTATTTTCTTGTGTCAAATATTATCAAACTCATCCAACTTGGAAAAGACGTTGAGGTGCAAAgttgttcaacaattgagcAAGTTGATGACATTGTCTAGCTTTTTGACGCCTACTAATgtgcaattgattttacaaattttcaaaaccgTAATTGAGGAAAACATAGCCACTGGTAAAAAGGatattattgttgatgaaattgtcaCTAATTTGTCGTCCATCATGGAAAAAGAGCCGTTGTTTACTTCGACCATCATTGACGAAATCATAAACCCGATCGTGACGAAAGAGGACCCTGAAACCAATTTCAAGTATGTGCTTGATATCATTCGACAATTGACAATAAACCATCAAATTTTAGAAGTTGTATCGATTAGAATCATGAATAAGGATAATTTCACTGTGGACTCGTTacaagttgttgttgaatttttcatatCCTTGTTTaataaagttgaaactATTCAACCGTTTTTAACTAATTCATGGTATAAGAAGTTCATCCCtaacttgatgaatttgttatTCAGATTAGTTCCTGAAGAAAGTAGTCCCAGCGCTTTGGCATTATTGGAAGTTAGTGGAGATTTAATCCGTGTCATTATTCGATTCATCGATGCGAATAAACACCAATCTATATTGGATGAAGTATATCAAATATTCTGCACTGATGTGGAATCGAAGTTCGTATTTCAATATCTGGGTAACTTGTTATTTCATCCAAGTGCTTACATGACTATTTACAACAAGATCATCTCAGCAATTGACAAATCATGCAAATTGGAAGACGTCAATGAGTCAGTGTCTGCAGTAGCCACAATCTTGTCCAATCTCAAAGATAAGTATCTGCGAGTTCAATATTTACAACATCTTTGTCTTCTTGTCAACAAGTTTGGTCCAGTGGATTTCTCACCCGAATTGACTTtcacaaatttgaatcaatttgaaatatatgTATGGACATTGAAAGCCAACTTGTTAAAGATTGAGCCCAGTGgaataaaatcattgattgcATTACTCGAGAAGTTTCAATCTCCAACTACTTCGTTACCtcataaacaattgataataAGTGCGTTGCCGTTACTTGTAATTgacttgaaattgtttataAACACTCCAGCTGCATTATCATCGAGGAAAATTATATCCAATGTGAACAATCTTAATGTGAAATTATTGTATAAACAACAAGTGTTTGAGCGGATGTTGCCTTATTTGCTCAAGGGAGAGGAGcgtgatggtgatgattcaatgttgaatatCCAAGCATTAGCATTGATCTTGCCTCATATTCCTCAGAAAATCTTGGTGCCACATTTGCCTACATTTATGccattcatcatcaccgCATTAACCACAACTACCAActcaaatgaatcaaaaacGAATAcacaattgatttataaATCAGGGTTGAATATATTGGAAATCATCTTGGAAGAAAATGCCACAATTATTCAActgaaattatcaacaattgtacCTAACTTAATCAAACTAGCTACAGGCACCAGTATTGGTGACAGTGAAGTTCGAAAGCAGGCTTTGgtcaatttgattcttgtGTTTACTAAATTCGATCAAGATGTAGCTGAAAAGTACAAGAAGTCCgtgttgaaacaattggagTTGTGTTTGGATGATAAGAGACGAAATGTAAGGAAATTAGCTATTGATTTAAGACAAATCCTATACGAAATGAGATAG